From a region of the Rhipicephalus microplus isolate Deutch F79 chromosome X, USDA_Rmic, whole genome shotgun sequence genome:
- the LOC119175495 gene encoding uncharacterized protein LOC119175495, whose amino-acid sequence MHLYWVLLACALATGVTAGGYGHASISYVSKPVVRVGYVSKPVVTYVKQPVATVSHIVKPVLTVSHGYGGGYGGGYGGGYGGGYGGGYGGGYGYW is encoded by the exons ATGCACCTTTAC TGGGTACTGCTGGCGTGCGCCCTGGCCACTGGAGTCACCGCTGGTGGCTACGGCCACGCGTCCATTTCTTACGTGTCCAAGCCAGTGGTCAGAGTTGGCTACGTATCTAAGCCAGTTGTGACGTACGTCAAGCAACCGGTGGCCACAGTGTCCCACATAGTCAAGCCCGTGCTTACAGTCAGCCATGGTTATGGAGGTGGCTATGGAGGCGGATATGGGGGCGGCTATGGTGGAGGCTACGGTGGCGGATACGGTGGTGGATACGGATACTGGTAA